One window from the genome of Helicoverpa armigera isolate CAAS_96S chromosome 4, ASM3070526v1, whole genome shotgun sequence encodes:
- the LOC110384056 gene encoding uncharacterized protein LOC110384056 → MSESKQLEAGQQLVKRTMDELIQQKQTTEKVTIQARQEFREHYQESYEEEFEEETFIDEFGNETTKRVESSSESKEHSKSADVKVKATGLNAEQVKALTDCANEAGQLALDSKPAN, encoded by the coding sequence ATGTCTGAGAGCAAGCAACTCGAAGCCGGCCAGCAGCTCGTCAAGAGGACCATGGATGAGCTGATCCAACAGAAGCAAACAACAGAGAAAGTTACCATCCAGGCCAGACAGGAGTTCCGCGAACATTACCAGGAGAGCTACGAGGAGGAGTTTGAAGAGGAGACCTTCATTGATGAATTCGGAAATGAGACCACAAAGAGGGTGGAGTCCAGCAGCGAGAGCAAAGAGCATTCGAAGAGTGCGGACGTCAAAGTGAAAGCCACCGGCCTGAACGCCGAGCAAGTGAAGGCGCTCACAGACTGCGCGAACGAGGCGGGACAACTGGCGCTCGACTCCAAGCCTGCTAACTGA